Sequence from the Ferroacidibacillus organovorans genome:
GACTCGACGGGCACGATGGGGTATGCGATTGCCCGTATGGCGTGGCGCATGGGCGCGGAAGTGACGCTTGTCAGCGGACCGACATCATTGCCCGAACCGCTTGGCGTTTCTGTGGTCCATGTTGCGACGGCGAGCGAGATGGAGCGGGCTATGATTGATCGCGCAAATGATGCCGATGTCGTTATCATGACGGCGGCCGTCGCAGACTATCGACCGGAAACCGTCCTCGAAAAAAAGTTTAAAAAAACACAGGACACACTCTCGCTCGCCCTTGTTAAAAATCCGGACATTCTCTCGCAACTTCGCGATCACATGAAACCGCGTGCGACGCTTGTCGGATTTGCGGCAGAAACGCATGACCATGAGCTTTATGCGAGAAAAAAACTGAGAGAGAAACGGCTGGATTTCGTCGTTTTGAATGATGTGCTTGAACCTGGGGCAGGGTTTGGAACAGGGACAAACCGCGTGACCGTGTACGCTGCAGACGGCGGTGTCACACCCCTTGCGCAGGCGGATAAATTGACGGTGGCAGGGTTGCTTCTCCAGTTGATCCGCACGGGACGTGAGGTGTAGGCCATGCGTTATGCAGAGGTCGCTGTTTTGGTTCGCGCGCGTGCGGTCGATCGCCTTTTTGACTATCTCGTGCCAGAAGGTATGGACATCTCTGAAGGTGACGCGGTTGAGGTCCCATTTGGGGCACAACGGGTGGAAGGGTATGTCCTTGCGCTAAAAGATCGAGTCGCGGATGATTCTGTGTCGTATCGATCGATTGCAAAAAAACTGTCAGGCGAGCGACCACCCTTGACCCGCGATTTGATCGGGCTGCTCGACTTCATGAGAAAGCGCTATTTTTGCACGTGGGCGGCAGCCGTCTCCACCGTGTTGCCGCCGGTCATTCGCTCGCCAGGAAAACGGTACTATCAATTGGTTTGCGATGCGGTATCTGTGAGTGAGATGGATGCTGCTGACGCACTGTGGGTCAGAAAATTAAAGGATGCCTTTTCTAAAAAAACGCGCTTGGCAGAAGCGACGCTGCTGGAAAAAGGGTTTTCTCGTGCGCTTTTGATGCGCTTTGTTCGGCAGGGTTGCTTGATGCTTGAATTGGGCGGATCGTCTGTAACCAGGCGCACAGAGATGTGGGTGAGCGCAGTGCCAGACGCGCGGACAGAGCGCGTGAGAAGTGATCGCAAGCGCGAATTCTTGCGTTTTTTGCGGGATAGACGCGCGCCGCTTCGCTATGCAGATCTGCTTGAACAAGGACTAGCGACTGCCGAAATGATTCGCTCGCTAAAGGCGCAGGGACTCATTCATGTCACCGCAAAACCGCTGGAGGAAAGCGGGCATGACATGGAGGAACCACTTTCGCTCACAGAGGAACAGCGCGCTGCTGTGGAGTCGATCGTTGCCCTTATGGATGCGCGAAAACATGAGACGATGCTGCTCCAAGGGGTAACAGGCAGCGGAAAAACAGAGGTCTACCTGCAAACGATTGAACGGGCGCTGCAAAAAGGGTTGCAGGCGCTTGTCATGGTGCCGGAAATTGCGCTGACAACGCAGATTGTCGCGCGTTTTCGCAGACGTTTTGGGTCACGAGTCGCTGTTCTTCACAGTCGCATGACAGAGCGCGAGCGAAGGCATCAGTTTGCAAGTATCTACGAAGGTGTCGCCGATGTCGTGGTTGGCGCACGCTCCGCGGTGTTTGCACCGCTTGATCGACTGGGGCTCTTGATCATTGATGAGGAACACGAGTCGACGTATAAGCAGGATCGCGACCCCCGCTATGTTGCGCGCGAAATCGCCGCGTGGCGCGCGCAACACGCAAATGCGCCGCTGATTCTCGGCAGTGCGACACCTTCACTTGAAGTGATGTATCGCGTAGAGAGCGGGCGCTACACAAAGCAATTGCTAAAACAGCGGGCGACAGGACGCCCGCTGCCCGAAGTGCACATTGTTGACATGCGCCAAGAGATGAAAATGAACCAGCAAGGACTTTTAAGCCGCGCTTTGCGCGATGCGCTGAAGGACTCTTTCAACCATCAAGAGCAAGCGGTGCTGCTTTTGAATCGCCGCGGGTTTTCTTCGTTTTTATTGTGTCGAGAATGCGGAGAGTCGCTTACATGTCCGCACTGTGACGTCACGCTCACGGTACATCGCGACCCGGATCCTGCTCTTTTGTGCCACTTCTGTAACTATCGCGCGCCGCTTGTGGCTGTGTGCCCGGCATGTGGAGGAGGGCGCTTGCGAACATTTGGCGCGGGGACACAGCGGCTGGAGCAAGAAGTGCTCTCTTTTTTTCCAAACGTTCGGGTGCTTCGCATGGATGTAGATACCACTGCAGGCGTTGGCGCGCACGAACAGATTCTGTCCGATTTTGCCAAAGGAGAGGCGGATGTGCTTCTTGGCACACAAATGATTGCCAAAGGGCACGACTTTTCCAGGGTGTCACTCGTGGGTGTCGTTGCGGCGGATGCGGCGCTACATGTGCCGGATTTTCGCTCGGCAGAGCGCACCTTTCAATTGCTTGTTCAAGTGGCGGGGCGCGCTGGTCGTCACGGACGCGAAGGACGTGTGGTAATCCAGACGTTTGCGCCAGATCACTACGCGATTCAGGCGGCGGCGGCCCAGGATTACGAACAATTTTACCGCACAGAGCTGCCGCTGCGACGACGTCTTGATTATCCGCCGTTTACTGAAATTGCACAGTTCATTGTGACGCATGAAGAAGAACACAAGGCGCGTGAAGGCGCCCGGCAACTTTATCGTTTGCTTGAGGCTTCATTAAATGGTTGCGAGCGTGTTTCGCTTTTGCCCGCTGTCCCCGCTGTCGTTTTACGCATCCGCGGGGCGTACCGTTATCAGGTCGTCGTCAAGTACCATTCGTTTCGCGCTGTCTCGACGAAGCTGCGCAAAGCGTTTGATCAGGCTGTCGCCGCCTGTGGCAGCGATGTCTCTTTACACGTTGATATCAATTCGTGGATGACACTTTAGAGAAGTGCCAAAAAAGATGGATCTTGTTCATGGCGCGTACGATCATGAACCATGGCGCGCGACGAAAAATGCGCAGCGCGACGCACACTTGAAATGGGGGGATCTGTTTGGACGAACCGCGCATTGTCTTTATGGGAACGACGAGTTTTTCTGTCACCATCCTCCGTGCCTTGATTGAAAAGGGGCACAACATCGTTGCGGCGGTCACTCAGCCGGATCGACCAACTGGGCGCAAACGCGTACTTACGCCGCCGCCTGTTAAGATTGCGGCTGAGTCCTATGGCATCCCTGTGCTTCAGCCAGCGCGCATCCGCGATCAAGAATCGCATGTTGCGATCCGCCGCGTTGAGCCGACCCTTTTGATTACGGCTGCGTATGGCCAAATCTTGCCGGAAGCACTCCTCTCACTGCCAATCCATGGAGCACTCAATGTACATGCGTCACTGTTGCCAAAGCGCCGAGGGGGGGCGCCAATTCAGCGTGCGATTCTTGAAGGAGACAGTGTCACTGGGGTCACTGTGATGAACATGGTAAAAGCGATGGATGCGGGCGGCATGTGGGGAAAGGTATACATCCCGATCGATCAGCAGATGACATATGGTGAGCTTCAGGATCTCCTTGCAGAAAAAGGTGCTGAACTTCTGGTTGACCTCTTGCCTCTGATCCTTGACAAGTCGATCGTCGCGCGTCCGCAGGACGACACGCTCGCAACGTTTTCCCCCGTGCTAACGCGCGCTGACGAACAACTTGACTTTACACAAAACGCACAGCGTGTCGCCCAGCAGATTCGCGCGCTCGCGCCGCGTCCGGGCGCGTATACACAAATGGGTGATAAAGTGCTAAAAATCTGGTATGCTACGGTCGAATCAAGAGTCGACGGAACGGAACAACCCGGAACGGTGATCGAGCTTACAGAGAAGGGTCCGCGCATTGCGTGCAAAAATGGGACGATCATCGCGGAATCTTTGCAACTTGAAGGGAAAGTCATTCAATCAGGACGCGAATTTCAACAGGGTCAGAGAAATCTTCTCGGAACGCAGTTCAAAGTGATCGCGAAATGAAGGATTCGCGCGATTTTAAAAAAACGAGCCATACGGCGCGCGGGGAAAGCGGCAAACGCTCGATTTCTCCTGCACGTCTTGCGGCGTTTGAGGCGTTGCGCGCAATCTTTGGGCATGGCACGTATACCCATCTCGCTCTTTTGGAACAGTGGAATAAAAAGGACTATCGCGCGCAGGATGCGGCGCTTACATCAGAATTGGTGCGTGGTGTTGTGAAGTGGCAACGCCTGCTTGATGAGATGATCC
This genomic interval carries:
- the priA gene encoding primosomal protein N', whose amino-acid sequence is MRYAEVAVLVRARAVDRLFDYLVPEGMDISEGDAVEVPFGAQRVEGYVLALKDRVADDSVSYRSIAKKLSGERPPLTRDLIGLLDFMRKRYFCTWAAAVSTVLPPVIRSPGKRYYQLVCDAVSVSEMDAADALWVRKLKDAFSKKTRLAEATLLEKGFSRALLMRFVRQGCLMLELGGSSVTRRTEMWVSAVPDARTERVRSDRKREFLRFLRDRRAPLRYADLLEQGLATAEMIRSLKAQGLIHVTAKPLEESGHDMEEPLSLTEEQRAAVESIVALMDARKHETMLLQGVTGSGKTEVYLQTIERALQKGLQALVMVPEIALTTQIVARFRRRFGSRVAVLHSRMTERERRHQFASIYEGVADVVVGARSAVFAPLDRLGLLIIDEEHESTYKQDRDPRYVAREIAAWRAQHANAPLILGSATPSLEVMYRVESGRYTKQLLKQRATGRPLPEVHIVDMRQEMKMNQQGLLSRALRDALKDSFNHQEQAVLLLNRRGFSSFLLCRECGESLTCPHCDVTLTVHRDPDPALLCHFCNYRAPLVAVCPACGGGRLRTFGAGTQRLEQEVLSFFPNVRVLRMDVDTTAGVGAHEQILSDFAKGEADVLLGTQMIAKGHDFSRVSLVGVVAADAALHVPDFRSAERTFQLLVQVAGRAGRHGREGRVVIQTFAPDHYAIQAAAAQDYEQFYRTELPLRRRLDYPPFTEIAQFIVTHEEEHKAREGARQLYRLLEASLNGCERVSLLPAVPAVVLRIRGAYRYQVVVKYHSFRAVSTKLRKAFDQAVAACGSDVSLHVDINSWMTL
- the fmt gene encoding methionyl-tRNA formyltransferase, translating into MDEPRIVFMGTTSFSVTILRALIEKGHNIVAAVTQPDRPTGRKRVLTPPPVKIAAESYGIPVLQPARIRDQESHVAIRRVEPTLLITAAYGQILPEALLSLPIHGALNVHASLLPKRRGGAPIQRAILEGDSVTGVTVMNMVKAMDAGGMWGKVYIPIDQQMTYGELQDLLAEKGAELLVDLLPLILDKSIVARPQDDTLATFSPVLTRADEQLDFTQNAQRVAQQIRALAPRPGAYTQMGDKVLKIWYATVESRVDGTEQPGTVIELTEKGPRIACKNGTIIAESLQLEGKVIQSGREFQQGQRNLLGTQFKVIAK